A genome region from Chlorobaculum tepidum TLS includes the following:
- the bchF gene encoding 2-vinyl bacteriochlorophyllide hydratase, with amino-acid sequence MPRYTPEQLAKRNASVWTDIQIILAPIQFFIFLGGITLNTLYYFNLAGIDFYWISIAILFKTLFFAILFITGMFFEKEIFNHWIYSKEFLWEDVGSTVAAFFHLLYFVMAWMEYPEHVLVVEAYIAYLTYVLNALQYLVRIILEKNNERKLKGQGAI; translated from the coding sequence ATGCCTCGCTATACACCTGAACAGCTCGCCAAACGCAACGCATCGGTCTGGACCGACATCCAGATCATTCTCGCGCCCATACAGTTTTTCATCTTTCTTGGTGGCATAACGCTCAATACCCTTTACTATTTCAATCTGGCCGGCATCGATTTTTACTGGATCAGCATTGCCATTCTGTTCAAGACCCTCTTTTTCGCCATTCTCTTTATCACGGGCATGTTTTTCGAGAAGGAGATTTTCAACCATTGGATCTACTCCAAAGAGTTTCTTTGGGAGGATGTGGGCAGCACCGTAGCGGCCTTTTTCCACCTGCTCTATTTCGTGATGGCGTGGATGGAGTATCCAGAGCATGTGCTGGTCGTCGAGGCGTACATCGCATACCTGACCTATGTGCTCAACGCCTTGCAGTATCTGGTGAGGATCATTCTCGAAAAAAACAACGAACGAAAGCTGAAGGGGCAGGGGGCGATCTGA
- a CDS encoding phage holin family protein: protein MSRMKQEPTNVNRKEERERQRKGIPGLIDSTVSSTIDDLKAIIDAKLELFKIELTEKVALVSAFVLLLVVLMIGVAYLITTIALLFGELFGHVWLGYLLVSMVFILTFAFFTKVKPNALKNFIHKILLSAND, encoded by the coding sequence ATGAGCCGGATGAAACAGGAGCCTACCAACGTTAACCGTAAAGAGGAGCGGGAGCGCCAAAGAAAAGGCATTCCCGGACTGATCGACAGCACGGTGAGTTCAACCATCGATGACCTGAAGGCGATCATCGACGCCAAACTTGAGCTATTCAAAATAGAACTGACCGAAAAGGTGGCGCTGGTCAGCGCTTTCGTGCTGCTGCTCGTCGTGCTCATGATTGGCGTGGCCTACCTGATCACCACCATCGCCCTGCTTTTTGGCGAACTCTTCGGCCACGTCTGGCTTGGTTATCTCCTTGTAAGCATGGTATTTATCCTGACTTTTGCATTCTTTACCAAAGTCAAGCCGAATGCGCTGAAGAACTTCATCCATAAAATTCTTCTCTCCGCCAATGACTAA
- the recX gene encoding recombination regulator RecX has protein sequence MDEGKKSSALDHALRLLAGRAHGRAELESKLKKKGFDSESIAKALARLDELNLTDDRAFAQSCTASMARRKPEGRLKTRARLKQKGLPDNIIDEALNGCDQTELCRSAAEKKLRTLPASPDQKKKKLITFLKNRGFDWETIRETVKLVLGEESARSDQLD, from the coding sequence ATGGATGAGGGAAAAAAGAGTTCAGCGCTCGACCATGCCTTGCGGCTCCTGGCTGGAAGGGCCCACGGCAGGGCTGAACTCGAATCCAAGCTGAAGAAAAAAGGGTTCGATTCCGAATCGATCGCCAAAGCTCTTGCAAGACTCGACGAGCTCAACCTCACCGACGACCGCGCTTTCGCGCAAAGCTGCACAGCGAGCATGGCCCGCCGCAAGCCTGAAGGCCGCCTCAAGACCCGCGCCCGCCTCAAGCAGAAAGGGCTCCCCGATAACATCATCGACGAAGCGCTCAACGGCTGTGACCAGACCGAGTTGTGCCGGTCAGCCGCCGAAAAAAAGCTGCGAACCCTCCCGGCCTCCCCTGACCAGAAAAAGAAAAAACTCATCACCTTTCTCAAGAACCGCGGTTTCGACTGGGAAACCATTCGTGAAACGGTGAAGCTGGTGTTGGGCGAAGAATCGGCCAGATCCGACCAATTGGACTGA
- a CDS encoding RuBisCO large subunit C-terminal-like domain-containing protein, translating to MNAEDVKGFFASRESLDMEQYLVLDYYLESVGDIETALAHFCSEQSTAQWKRVGVDEDFRLVHAAKVIDYEVIEELEQLSYPVKHSETGKIHACRVTIAHPHCNFGPKIPNLLTAVCGEGTYFTPGVPVVKLMDIHFPDTYLADFEGPKFGIEGLRDILNAHGRPIFFGVVKPNIGLSPGEFAEIAYQSWLGGLDIAKDDEMLADVTWSSIEERAAHLGKARRKAEAETGEPKIYLANITDEVDSLMEKHDVAVRNGANALLINALPVGLSAVRMLSNYTQVPLIGHFPFIASFSRMEKYGIHSKVMTKLQRLAGLDAVIMPGFGDRMMTPEEEVLENVIECTKPMGRIKPCLPVPGGSDSALTLQTVYEKVGNVDFGFVPGRGVFGHPMGPKAGAKSIRQAWEAIEQGISIETWAETHPELQAMVDQSLLKKQD from the coding sequence ATGAATGCTGAAGACGTCAAAGGTTTTTTTGCTTCCAGGGAATCGCTCGACATGGAGCAATACCTCGTTCTCGACTACTACCTCGAATCTGTCGGGGATATAGAGACGGCGCTTGCCCATTTCTGCAGCGAGCAGTCAACTGCTCAGTGGAAGAGGGTCGGCGTCGATGAGGATTTCCGTTTGGTGCACGCCGCCAAGGTGATCGATTACGAGGTGATCGAGGAGCTTGAGCAGCTCAGCTATCCGGTCAAGCACTCCGAGACCGGCAAGATTCATGCCTGTCGCGTGACGATTGCTCATCCGCACTGCAATTTCGGGCCGAAGATTCCCAATCTTCTGACCGCCGTTTGCGGCGAGGGCACCTACTTCACGCCGGGCGTACCGGTGGTGAAGCTGATGGACATTCACTTTCCCGACACCTACCTCGCCGATTTCGAGGGGCCGAAGTTCGGCATCGAGGGGTTGCGCGACATTCTCAACGCTCACGGGCGTCCGATCTTCTTTGGGGTCGTCAAACCAAATATCGGTCTCAGTCCTGGGGAGTTTGCCGAGATCGCCTACCAGAGCTGGCTGGGCGGACTCGATATCGCCAAGGATGATGAGATGCTGGCCGATGTGACCTGGTCGAGCATCGAAGAGCGTGCGGCTCATCTCGGTAAGGCGCGGCGCAAGGCCGAAGCCGAGACCGGTGAACCCAAGATTTACCTGGCCAACATCACTGACGAGGTGGACAGCCTGATGGAGAAGCACGATGTTGCCGTACGCAACGGAGCCAATGCCTTGCTCATCAATGCGCTTCCGGTGGGACTGAGTGCCGTCCGGATGCTCAGCAACTACACGCAGGTGCCGCTGATCGGTCATTTTCCGTTCATTGCCTCGTTCAGCCGCATGGAAAAATATGGCATTCACTCCAAGGTGATGACCAAGTTGCAGCGCCTTGCCGGTCTCGACGCGGTGATCATGCCCGGCTTCGGCGATCGCATGATGACTCCCGAGGAGGAGGTGCTCGAAAACGTGATCGAGTGCACCAAACCGATGGGTCGCATCAAGCCGTGCCTTCCGGTGCCCGGCGGCAGCGATTCAGCGCTGACGCTTCAGACCGTGTATGAAAAGGTCGGCAACGTGGACTTTGGCTTTGTACCGGGGCGCGGCGTGTTCGGCCATCCGATGGGGCCGAAAGCTGGCGCCAAAAGCATCAGGCAGGCTTGGGAGGCTATCGAGCAGGGTATTTCAATTGAAACCTGGGCCGAGACCCATCCCGAACTCCAGGCCATGGTCGATCAAAGCTTGCTGAAGAAGCAGGACTGA
- a CDS encoding bifunctional aldolase/short-chain dehydrogenase, translating into MKNLWNESDLNMMEAGRIDAADTPAELVELVYASRLLGKDDRLVMHGGGNTSVKCELTDFIGNHVNVIFIKASGVNLASVDAGDFTPVRIDPLRKLQKMYESGQRHSEEDIRRFSTREFKNFLYLNLFTLTDHMVSRSLSPSIETLLHAFLPHRYILHTHSLALLTLSNQTDGERLCREALGDGYGQVPYIQPGLGLANLAHDAYEKNPSIEGLVLHKHGLVTFGDSAKEAYDRMIDGVNRIEERIASAARKVFASAPMPTAIASVEEVAPIVRGACSFEKTPGEKDYQSFVLEFRTSPALLDYLKIADLEAFSKKGAMTPDFIIRTKNHPLVAPAPDAADLEGFGKELRARAKRFTEEYRSYFERQQQATGMDVSMIDPMPRVVLVPGLGLFGLGLSAADAKLTADIAEHSAVAMLDAESIGCFESISEKEAFEIEYWDMEQAKVRKSHNGGEFAGKVALVTGGAGAIGLATAKAFKAKGAEIVIMDIDPAALEKAAAELGSGTLTIPCDVTNAAAVREAFDTVCRTFGGLDIVVSNVGVAWQGRIGDVSDELLRRSFELNFFSHQTVSQNAVRIMRRQGIGGVLLYNVSKQAVNPGPDFGPYGLPKAATLFLLRQYALDHGRDGIRANGVNADRIRSGLLTPEMIKARSAARGLSERDYMAGNLLGLEVSAEDVADAFVHLALETKTTGSITTVDGGNIAAALR; encoded by the coding sequence ATGAAGAATCTCTGGAACGAGTCCGATCTGAACATGATGGAGGCTGGCCGTATCGACGCCGCCGATACTCCCGCGGAACTGGTAGAGCTGGTCTATGCGTCGAGGCTGCTGGGCAAGGATGACCGGCTGGTCATGCACGGCGGCGGCAATACCTCCGTGAAGTGCGAACTGACCGATTTTATCGGCAACCATGTCAACGTCATCTTCATCAAGGCGAGCGGCGTCAATCTGGCGTCGGTCGATGCCGGAGATTTCACGCCGGTGCGCATCGATCCTCTCCGCAAGCTCCAAAAGATGTACGAGTCCGGGCAGCGGCACAGCGAGGAGGATATCCGCCGTTTCTCGACCAGGGAGTTCAAGAATTTCCTCTATCTCAACCTCTTTACCCTGACCGATCACATGGTGAGCCGGTCGCTAAGCCCGTCGATCGAGACGCTGCTCCACGCCTTTCTGCCACACCGCTACATTCTCCATACCCACTCGCTGGCCCTGCTCACGCTGAGCAACCAGACCGATGGCGAGCGTCTTTGCCGCGAGGCACTTGGCGATGGCTACGGACAGGTTCCCTACATCCAGCCTGGTCTCGGCCTGGCCAATCTCGCCCATGACGCATACGAGAAGAATCCCTCTATCGAGGGGCTCGTGCTGCACAAGCATGGTCTGGTGACCTTCGGTGATTCGGCCAAGGAGGCGTATGATCGCATGATCGACGGCGTCAACCGCATCGAGGAGCGCATCGCTTCCGCCGCCCGCAAGGTGTTCGCTTCGGCTCCGATGCCGACAGCGATCGCCAGCGTCGAAGAGGTTGCCCCCATTGTGCGCGGCGCGTGTTCGTTTGAGAAAACCCCCGGTGAGAAGGATTACCAGAGCTTCGTGCTTGAATTCAGAACCTCGCCCGCGCTGCTCGATTATCTCAAGATCGCCGACCTCGAAGCGTTCAGCAAAAAAGGGGCGATGACGCCGGATTTCATCATTCGCACCAAGAATCACCCCCTTGTGGCTCCGGCACCGGATGCCGCCGATCTTGAAGGGTTCGGCAAGGAACTCAGGGCGCGCGCCAAACGCTTCACGGAGGAGTATCGCAGCTACTTCGAGCGCCAGCAGCAGGCGACCGGCATGGATGTTTCCATGATCGATCCGATGCCGCGCGTGGTGCTGGTGCCGGGGCTGGGGCTGTTTGGCCTGGGCCTTTCGGCAGCCGACGCGAAGCTCACGGCGGATATCGCCGAGCACTCGGCGGTGGCGATGCTCGACGCCGAGTCGATCGGTTGCTTCGAGTCGATCTCCGAGAAGGAGGCTTTTGAGATCGAGTACTGGGATATGGAGCAGGCCAAGGTGCGCAAGAGCCATAACGGCGGCGAGTTCGCTGGCAAGGTGGCGCTCGTCACCGGCGGCGCGGGTGCCATCGGCCTTGCCACGGCGAAGGCGTTCAAGGCCAAAGGCGCGGAGATTGTCATCATGGATATCGATCCGGCCGCGCTCGAAAAGGCTGCGGCTGAACTCGGCTCCGGCACGCTCACGATTCCGTGCGACGTCACGAATGCCGCTGCGGTTCGCGAGGCGTTCGACACGGTCTGCCGCACCTTCGGCGGCCTCGACATCGTCGTCTCGAACGTCGGCGTCGCATGGCAGGGCAGAATTGGTGATGTCTCCGACGAGCTGCTCCGCAGGAGCTTTGAATTGAACTTCTTCTCGCACCAGACCGTTTCGCAGAACGCTGTCAGGATCATGCGCCGTCAGGGCATCGGTGGTGTGCTGCTTTACAACGTTTCCAAGCAGGCGGTCAATCCCGGTCCGGATTTTGGCCCGTACGGTCTGCCCAAAGCCGCGACGCTCTTTTTGCTCCGACAGTACGCGCTCGATCACGGGCGCGACGGTATCCGCGCCAACGGCGTCAACGCCGACCGCATTCGCAGCGGCCTGCTCACGCCGGAGATGATCAAGGCCCGTTCGGCGGCGCGCGGCCTTTCCGAAAGAGATTATATGGCCGGCAATCTGCTCGGCCTCGAAGTGTCGGCGGAGGATGTGGCGGATGCGTTCGTCCATCTGGCGCTCGAAACCAAGACGACCGGCTCGATCACCACGGTGGACGGAGGCAACATCGCCGCCGCGCTGCGGTAA
- a CDS encoding SDR family NAD(P)-dependent oxidoreductase has protein sequence MKQLENRVAVITGSTKGIGRAIAREFVRQGAKVVITSSRQENVEAALREYPKDLVHGHVSDVSSYASVESLVDAAVRRFGALDCFINNAGISDPFTSVCDSDPAVWSRVIDTNLKGTYNGSRAAARYFLSVGRRGKIINMAGSGTDKGSNTPFISAYGSTKAAIARFTFAMAEEYRNAGLSIMLLHPGLVRTEINHPERTTPELQKQLKTFNIILDIFAQSPDLAVRYAVKMASSWSDGKTGLYLSALDGKRKKMMLLSYPFRKLFNRIDRQTY, from the coding sequence ATGAAACAGCTTGAGAACAGGGTCGCCGTTATCACCGGCTCGACCAAAGGCATCGGCAGGGCAATTGCCCGCGAGTTCGTCCGGCAGGGAGCCAAGGTGGTTATTACCTCCAGCCGTCAGGAGAATGTCGAAGCCGCCCTCCGCGAATATCCCAAAGATTTGGTTCATGGCCACGTCAGTGACGTGTCGTCATATGCCAGCGTCGAGTCGCTCGTCGATGCCGCCGTTCGGCGGTTCGGCGCGCTTGACTGCTTTATCAACAACGCCGGAATCTCCGACCCTTTCACCAGCGTCTGCGACAGCGATCCGGCGGTGTGGAGCCGCGTGATCGACACCAACCTCAAGGGTACCTACAATGGCAGCCGGGCCGCCGCCCGCTACTTCCTGTCGGTAGGCAGGCGCGGCAAAATTATCAATATGGCTGGATCGGGCACCGACAAAGGTTCGAACACCCCTTTTATTTCGGCCTACGGCTCGACCAAGGCGGCCATTGCTCGCTTCACCTTTGCCATGGCTGAAGAGTACCGCAACGCCGGTCTTTCGATCATGCTGCTCCATCCAGGCCTGGTCAGGACAGAGATCAATCATCCGGAGCGGACGACGCCCGAACTGCAAAAGCAGCTCAAAACCTTCAATATCATTCTCGACATCTTCGCACAAAGCCCCGATCTGGCCGTGCGATATGCTGTCAAAATGGCATCTTCGTGGAGCGACGGCAAGACGGGACTCTATCTCTCCGCGCTTGACGGAAAACGCAAGAAGATGATGCTTCTGAGCTATCCGTTTCGTAAACTGTTCAACAGAATCGACCGGCAAACTTATTAA
- a CDS encoding LptE family protein, with the protein MRKTTGTLFVLLTLVTLILQGCYSFSGGALPPHLHTVAVPLFDDTTQAGIAEFREGITRSLINKIESQSTLSIEPDPSRADAVLKGAIVSYSDEPSQLGSATERAVTNRITIVLQADFDDQVKNSKLFSQTFVGFADYQTGNYTAQQTAIQSAYNMALDDLFNQMISNW; encoded by the coding sequence ATGCGCAAGACGACCGGAACTCTTTTCGTGCTTCTTACACTTGTGACGCTCATTTTGCAGGGATGCTACAGCTTTTCTGGCGGAGCGCTTCCCCCGCATTTGCACACGGTCGCCGTGCCGCTGTTCGATGACACCACACAGGCCGGTATTGCGGAGTTCAGGGAGGGCATTACCCGAAGTCTCATCAACAAGATCGAATCGCAGAGTACGCTTTCGATCGAGCCAGATCCATCACGCGCCGATGCGGTGCTGAAGGGCGCAATCGTCTCCTACAGCGACGAACCAAGCCAGCTCGGCAGCGCTACGGAGCGAGCAGTGACCAACCGGATCACCATTGTGCTGCAAGCTGATTTCGACGACCAAGTCAAAAACAGCAAGCTCTTCTCGCAAACCTTCGTCGGCTTCGCCGATTACCAGACCGGAAATTACACCGCTCAGCAAACCGCTATCCAGAGCGCCTACAACATGGCCTTAGACGACCTGTTCAATCAGATGATCTCGAACTGGTGA
- the lsrF gene encoding 3-hydroxy-5-phosphonooxypentane-2,4-dione thiolase, whose translation MAEYDKDKQAKEYYTDIPVNTHGFFLKGAHSLDWGMKNRLSRIFRPDTGKTVMFAIDHGYFQGPTTGLERPDVNIVPLMKHADAIMLTRGMLRTTVPPSLTKAVVMRCSGGPSILKELSDEELAVDIEDAIRMNVACITLQVFIGGEYETRSIHNMTKLVDMGLRYGIPTMAVTAVGKDMVRDAKYFRLATRICAELGAQIVKTYYVPEDFETVIASCPVPIVMAGGKKIPELDALTMSYNAIQEGAAGVDMGRNIFQSDNPEEMMLAVNKIVHEGFTPNEAYEYFNTLVAAK comes from the coding sequence ATGGCGGAGTACGATAAGGACAAACAGGCGAAAGAGTATTACACCGACATTCCGGTCAATACCCACGGCTTTTTTCTTAAAGGCGCTCACTCGCTCGACTGGGGCATGAAGAACCGCCTTTCGAGGATTTTCCGTCCCGATACCGGCAAGACGGTGATGTTCGCCATCGACCACGGTTACTTCCAGGGGCCGACCACCGGCCTCGAACGCCCCGACGTGAACATCGTGCCGCTCATGAAGCACGCCGACGCCATCATGCTGACCCGCGGCATGCTGCGCACCACCGTGCCGCCGAGCCTCACCAAAGCGGTCGTCATGCGGTGCAGCGGCGGCCCGAGCATTCTCAAGGAGCTGTCGGACGAGGAGCTGGCCGTTGACATCGAGGACGCCATCCGCATGAACGTGGCCTGCATCACGCTTCAGGTCTTCATTGGCGGCGAGTACGAGACCCGTTCGATCCACAACATGACCAAACTGGTCGATATGGGCCTGCGCTATGGCATTCCGACGATGGCCGTGACCGCTGTCGGCAAGGACATGGTGCGCGACGCGAAGTACTTCCGCCTCGCCACCCGCATCTGCGCGGAACTTGGTGCTCAGATCGTCAAGACCTACTATGTGCCGGAAGATTTCGAGACCGTCATCGCCTCCTGCCCGGTGCCGATCGTAATGGCTGGCGGCAAGAAAATTCCCGAGCTCGACGCGCTGACCATGTCGTACAACGCTATTCAGGAGGGTGCGGCAGGTGTCGATATGGGCCGCAACATCTTCCAGAGCGACAATCCCGAAGAGATGATGCTCGCAGTCAACAAGATCGTTCACGAGGGATTCACCCCGAACGAAGCTTACGAGTACTTTAATACGCTCGTGGCCGCGAAGTGA
- a CDS encoding SDR family NAD(P)-dependent oxidoreductase gives MSVSGKKVCFMTGASGKLGSEIALAIAGQGYSIFFTWQHSEKKAKETLEKIRWVSPESQMVRCDVSNIAEIEKAFAIFSEHFNRLDLLITSASNFFRTPLLDVTEPEWDSLVDTNLKGAFFTMQQASRIMLKQPFVSRIITMTDISANLVWRNYAPYTVSKSGIQHLTRIFAKEMAPKILVNSIAPGTISAYSGRDEEPEADLVGKIPLERLGDPMDIVMAIRFLMETEYITGQVINVDGGRMLF, from the coding sequence ATGAGCGTTTCAGGAAAAAAGGTGTGCTTCATGACCGGAGCTTCTGGCAAGCTCGGAAGTGAAATCGCACTCGCTATCGCCGGGCAGGGCTATTCAATCTTTTTCACCTGGCAGCACTCGGAGAAGAAGGCAAAGGAAACGCTTGAAAAAATCCGCTGGGTCAGCCCAGAATCGCAGATGGTGCGGTGCGACGTTTCGAACATCGCCGAGATCGAAAAGGCATTCGCGATCTTCAGCGAGCACTTCAACCGCCTCGACCTGCTCATCACAAGCGCCTCAAACTTTTTCCGCACTCCCCTGCTCGACGTGACCGAACCGGAATGGGACAGCCTCGTCGATACCAATCTCAAAGGTGCATTCTTCACGATGCAACAGGCTTCGCGGATCATGCTGAAACAGCCGTTCGTCTCACGCATCATCACGATGACCGATATTTCAGCAAATCTCGTTTGGCGCAACTACGCGCCGTACACGGTCTCGAAGTCGGGCATCCAGCACCTCACGAGAATTTTCGCCAAGGAAATGGCTCCAAAAATTCTTGTCAACTCCATTGCGCCGGGCACCATCTCGGCCTACTCCGGGCGCGACGAGGAGCCGGAAGCCGACCTTGTCGGCAAAATCCCGCTGGAGCGCCTCGGCGACCCGATGGACATCGTCATGGCAATCCGGTTCCTGATGGAAACCGAATACATCACCGGCCAGGTGATCAACGTGGACGGCGGGCGGATGTTGTTCTGA
- a CDS encoding DUF883 family protein — translation MEHQIPVNDTSQEQPKTGPAVHDEIPEPFRKISQKVSEAFSEFKESETWEKMLDARDKARDYITENPVNSFFYALGAGMFLGFLLKRK, via the coding sequence ATGGAACATCAGATACCGGTCAACGATACTTCCCAGGAGCAGCCCAAAACTGGCCCTGCTGTTCATGATGAAATTCCTGAGCCGTTCAGGAAGATCAGCCAGAAAGTTTCGGAAGCTTTCAGCGAATTCAAGGAGAGCGAAACCTGGGAAAAAATGCTTGACGCTCGCGACAAGGCTCGCGATTATATCACGGAAAATCCGGTGAACTCGTTCTTCTACGCCCTCGGCGCCGGCATGTTTCTTGGCTTTCTGCTGAAAAGGAAATAA
- a CDS encoding B12-binding domain-containing radical SAM protein, giving the protein MQSPDPAATRPLKILLISPQGKMDDDSNQKPLFHMALGVLTSLTPPQHHIELVDEHFHDKINYDGDYDMVGITSRTIEATRAYEIADEFRKRGKTVVLGGLHISFNPEEAAAHADCIVVGEADNLWTTLLDDVANNRLKERYDSKDFPPVKAITPLDYARIAKASKRTKVDGTKSIPIYVTRGCPFNCSFCVTPNFTGKQYRVQDPKLLKHQIEEAKKYFFKANGKNSKPWFMLTDENLGINKKKLWESLDLLKECDITFSVFLSINFLEDPTTVKKLVDAGCNFVLAGLESIKQSTLEAYNKGHVNSAEKYSKIIEDCRKAGLNIQGNFLFNPAIDTFEDIDELVQFVKKNHIFMPIFQIITPYPGTQMYHEYRESGLITIEDWEKYNALHLVIKSDRYEPLLFQYKVLKSYVEVYTWKEILLRTLYNPRKLINLVTSIAFKKHLAAQLKAFERNHKMNPAMLSGVKPVMNG; this is encoded by the coding sequence ATGCAATCTCCTGACCCAGCAGCCACCCGGCCCCTGAAAATCCTGCTCATATCCCCGCAGGGCAAAATGGATGACGACAGCAACCAGAAGCCCCTCTTCCACATGGCGCTCGGCGTGCTCACCAGCCTGACGCCGCCCCAGCATCACATCGAACTCGTGGACGAGCACTTCCACGACAAGATCAACTACGATGGCGACTACGACATGGTCGGCATCACCTCGCGAACCATCGAAGCAACCCGCGCCTACGAGATCGCCGACGAGTTCCGCAAGCGCGGCAAAACCGTGGTGCTCGGCGGCCTGCATATTTCGTTCAACCCCGAAGAGGCCGCGGCTCACGCAGACTGTATCGTGGTTGGCGAGGCCGACAATCTCTGGACGACCCTGCTCGACGATGTAGCCAATAACCGGCTTAAAGAACGTTACGACTCCAAGGATTTTCCGCCGGTCAAAGCGATCACGCCGCTCGATTACGCCAGAATTGCCAAAGCCTCGAAGCGCACCAAGGTCGATGGCACCAAATCGATTCCGATTTACGTCACTCGCGGCTGCCCGTTCAACTGCTCTTTTTGCGTCACGCCAAACTTCACCGGAAAGCAGTACCGCGTACAGGATCCCAAGTTGCTGAAGCATCAGATCGAGGAGGCCAAAAAGTACTTCTTCAAGGCAAACGGCAAGAACTCAAAGCCCTGGTTCATGCTGACCGACGAGAACCTCGGCATCAACAAGAAGAAGCTCTGGGAGTCGCTCGACCTGCTCAAGGAGTGCGACATCACCTTCAGCGTCTTCCTCAGCATCAACTTCCTTGAAGACCCGACCACGGTCAAAAAGCTGGTGGATGCCGGATGCAACTTCGTGCTGGCCGGTCTCGAATCGATCAAGCAGAGCACACTCGAAGCCTACAACAAAGGCCACGTCAACTCGGCTGAAAAGTACTCGAAGATCATCGAGGACTGCCGCAAAGCCGGTTTGAACATCCAGGGAAACTTCCTTTTCAACCCGGCCATCGACACCTTCGAGGACATCGACGAGCTGGTACAATTCGTGAAAAAGAACCACATCTTCATGCCCATCTTCCAGATCATCACCCCCTATCCGGGTACGCAGATGTACCATGAATACAGGGAAAGCGGGCTGATCACCATCGAGGACTGGGAAAAGTACAACGCCCTGCACCTGGTCATCAAGTCCGATCGCTACGAGCCGCTGCTCTTCCAGTACAAGGTTCTCAAGAGCTACGTCGAGGTCTATACGTGGAAAGAGATTCTGCTCAGAACCCTCTACAATCCGAGGAAACTGATCAACCTGGTCACCAGCATCGCCTTCAAAAAGCACCTGGCCGCCCAGTTAAAGGCCTTCGAGCGTAACCACAAGATGAACCCAGCCATGCTTTCAGGCGTGAAACCGGTCATGAATGGATGA